DNA sequence from the Candidatus Limnocylindrales bacterium genome:
ATTGTGGCGACCGAGCAGGGTGTGCTCGGCCAGCGCGATCTCGCCGGTGCATTCGATGTGCAGGAAGTAGTTGTCGCGCGTCTCGGGCACCAGGCGGTACGTGACGCCCTTGGGCAGGACGATGTAGTGGCCGGGCCGGAACTCGAGCGGTCCGAACTCGGTCTCCATGACGCCGGTGCCGCGGTGGACGAACCACAGCTCGTCGCCGTCGGCGTTGCGCAGCCAGAACGGCATCGGTTCGCTCCGCCGCGAGACGGAGATGGTGAGGTCGTCGTTGTAGAAGCAGCGCGTCAGCCCGCCGCAGGGATCGGTGCGGTCGCTGGCATCGATGATGGAGCCGTCGACGTCCATCGGCGCGAAGTCCCCTTCGACGCGTGTCCACGCCGTCGGCTCGTGCAGCCGGTAGACTTCGGCCGCACGGCCCTGAAAGCCGCCGCGCCCGATCTCCTCTTCCTTCAGGCCCTCGGGCACCTGCACGTGCGCCTGGCGAGGATAGCGCCCCTTGGCGAGATGAATCCAGGATTTCATGCGCTGGCCTTCATGCGAACAGCGTCCGTTGCGCGTAGAGCGTATCGACGTATTCCTTGACGCCCCTGATCTTCCCGCCGCCGATCTCGAACAGGAAGTGGTAATAGTTGTCGTAGGGAGCGCCCTTGGCGGTGGTGGCCTGGATGCGGACCTCGGCGGCAACCTTGCTGTCGTCGGCGACCATTCCGAGGATTTCGATCTTCATCGGCTGTGGCGCGTACAGCGAGACGCCCTTTCCGAACATGCCGAGCACCTCGTCCTTGCCGCGATAGGTGCCGGCCATGGGGGAGGAGGGCGGCACCCACCATGTGACGTCGTCGGCGAAGCTGCCGACCACCTTTTCGGTATTGCCCGCGCTGACGGCCTCGAAGTACTCGCGAATGAACTGCTTGTTGGCGTCGGCTCCCATCGTGCTCCTTGCAGATCCTCAGAGACGGGTTTAGCAGGGGTCGGGCCGCGAGATGGCCGGCAACGCTCGACGCGGCTCGCAGGGTCCCAGCCTGTCCGTTACGCCGCCGCGATGGTCGTCGCGACGGCAACCTCTGGATGGGCCGATGCTAACCTGACGCAGCCCGCCGAAGCAAGAACACGTTCTACTCGGGAGGCCTCCTCATGTCGGACATGCCCAAAGCCTTTCACCTTACGCCGCAGATCCAGCGTTACGTCGTCGAGCACAGCAAGGCGCCGGACGAGGTGCAGCGGTCGCTGATCGAAGAAACCGAAGCCCTCGGCTTCGTCTCGATCATGCAGATCGCGCCGGAGCAGGGCGCGTTCATGGAGCAGCTCGCACGCGCTCTCGGCGTCCGCCACGCCATCGAAGTAGGAACCTTCACTGGCTACTCCGCGCTCTGCGTGGCCCGCGCCCTTCCCGAAGGCGGGAAACTGATCTGCTGCGACATCAACGAGGAGTGGACGTCGATCGGACGACGGCATTGGCAGCGGGCGGGGGTGGCCGACAAGATCGACCTGCGCCTGGGCCCGGCTGCCGAGACGCTGGCGGCGCTTCCGGCCGATGCGGTCTTCGACCTGGCGTTCATCGATGCCGACAAGGGCGGATACAAGACCTACTACGAGGAGATCCTGAAGCGCCTCAAGCCCGGCGGCGTGATCCTGGTCGACAACGTGCTGTGGATGGGGTCGGTGGTCGATCCCGACAACACCGCCGAAGACACCATCGCCATCCGTGAGTTCAACGACTTCGTCGCCGGCGACTCTCGCGTCGAGGTCGCCATCCTGACCATCGGCGACGGCCTGTCGTTCATTCGCAAGAAAGGCTGAGGCAAAGCAGCGCCATGGCCATCGTTCGTTCGGGCGCGACCAGTGCGCAGGGCCGCCGCGTCCTGTCCCTCTCCAATCCCGCCACCGGCGAGGCGATCGACAGCATCGAGGTTGCCACGGCCGCCGACGTGCAGTCGGCGCTGGAAACGGCGCGCCGCGCGCAAGCCGCGTGGGGTGCGAGGCCGCCGGCCGAGCGCGGCGCGGTGCTCGAGCGGGCTGCACGCATCCTGGCCGGCCGCCACGAGCAGTTCGCGGACGTCATCGTGCGCGAGAGCGGCAAGCCGCGCCTGGAAGCGCTGTTCATGGAGGTGCTTCCGGGTTGCGACGTGCTGCAGTACTGGGGCAAGCGCGCGCCGCGCATCCTGGCGCCCGAGAAGAAGCGCATGCATCTGCTCGGCCTGCAGAAGAAGCTTCGCATCCTGTACCGGCCGCTCGGCGTCGTCGGCATCATCACGCCGTGGAACGGGCCTTTCGTGCTGGCGATCAATCCGGTGGCGCAGGCGCTGGTCGCCGGCAACGCCGTGCTGCTCAAGCCTTCGGAGGTCTCGCCGAAATCCAGCGGGCAGGTGCTCGACCTCTTCCGCGAGGCGGGGCTTCCCGAGGGAGTGCTGCAGGTCCTGTACGGCGACGGCGAGACCGGCGCCGCACTGGTGGAGGCGGGCTGCGACAAGATCTCCTTTACCGGCAGCGTCGGAACCGGTCGCAAGGTGGGCGAGAGCTGCGGTCGCAACCTGATTCCGTGCACGCTCGAGCTCGGCGGCAAGGACGCGATGATCGTGTGCGCGGACGCCGATCTTGAACGCGCCGCCAATGGCGCCGTCTTCGGCTGCTTCCTCAATGCCGGGCAGGTGTGCATGTCGGTGGAGCGCGTCTACGTGGCCGAGGCCGTGGCGCAGGCTTTCATCGACAAGGTCGTGGCCAAGGTGAAGAGCCTGCGGCAGGGAAGCGGTGGCGAGTTCGACGTGGGACCGCTGTTCTGGGAGCCGCAGCTGTCGGTGGTGGAGCGGCACGTCGAGGATGCGCGCAGCAAGGGAGCGCGCATCCTGACCGGAGGCCGGCGCAACCAGACGCTGCCTGGGCTGTTCTACGAGCCGACCGTGCTCGTCGACGTCAGCGACGAGATGGCGGTGATGAAGGAAGAGACCTTCGGACCGGTGCTGCCCATCGTCGTCGTCCGTGACGAAGAGGAGGCCATCGCGCGCGCCAACGCCGGTGCCTACGGCCTGAGCGCCAGCGTATGGTCCAAGGACCGCGAGCGCGCGGTGTGCATCGCCGCGCGTCTTTGCGCGGGCTCGGTCTGCATCAATGATCACGGCGTGACCTACGGCGCGACCGAGGCTCCGTTCGGCGGGCTCAAGGCCAGCGGCGTCGGCCAGGTCAACGGGGTGGCCGGGCCGCGCAGCTTCTGTCATGCCCAGCCGATCCTGATCGATCGCATCGCCCCGGCCAGCGAGCAGGTCTGGTATCCATACACGCCCGCCAAGGAGAAGCAGATTCGCGCGACGATGCGGTGGGTGTGGGGGACCTCGCTCGGCCGCTGGATCTCCTGACGCCGTTCGGCGGCGTCAGGATCGTCGCCCGGATTGCGCGGCCGCGATGGTACGAGAACGCACTGCGGCTGCGGCTGCGGCAATCCGCGCCCGATTCGCCGATGGAGTGAACGAAGCGCTCGCGCAGCAGGTTCGAGGCGGCGGGACTGCACGCGCGGCGGCGAGGCTTCACTGCCGCCGCAGCCCTGCCGGTCGCCGCAGCTACCGGCAGACCAGCCGCGCGGCATCGCCGCTGCACGCGGGTCTGGCCTCACCCGGACCGTTCCATTGTGCCGAAGCGCATTCGGAGTCGCTGCCGAACGTGACGCTGGCCTGCACTGCATCCGCCGAAGGCAACGTCGTCGCCGGGCCCGCGCCGCGCACCTTGAGCTGCAGCCGCCCCGGCTCGGACCCCGATCCGTTCTTGATGCGAATGCTGGTGATGCCGGCGACGGCGCCGGCGGCATTCTCGTAGATCCACCCCGAGCTCTTGAGCGTCCAGCCGGCGCCGCCGGGAATCGTCGCATCCACGAGATCGTCGATGACGATGCGCACGCCATGGACCGTCGGATCGACCGCATCAAAAGGCTCGGGCAGCACCGCCGCTCCGCTCAGCACCAACCGAAACGGCGCGGCCGATGCCCGCAGCCGCGCGCGCTGCAACGGAATGCCGCTCGTGCATGCGTCGCCGCCGCCGCCGCCGCTCGCCCATTCCTGCAGCAGCGACCGCAACGCGAGCGGCTCGTTCTGCGGCTCGCCCTGGCCGTTCTGCGCGGCCGTGTTGCTGCCGTGGCAGTTGGCGCACACGCGGATCTCGCCGGATTGGAAGCTGATCCAGTTGCGCTCGCGCACGATGCCGTCGCCGTCGCTGTCGGTGAGCTGCCAGGTCAGCGCGCGGCGGGCGGGAACGATCGCGGCCATTGATCCGTCCGGCGCCAGCTTGACGGCTCCCGACGGCGAGCCCGGGCTTTGCGAGACGTAGGGACCGTGCATCGGCCGCGCCAGCAGGCGCCGTCCGGCCGACGGAGAGTCGATGCCGCCATAGCCGCGCAGATAGTCGCCCTGGAAGATCTGGAAGTGTGCGACCTCGTAGATCGTGCCGCCGGCCCCGAGCGTCTGCGTCCCGCCCGGCACGGCAAGGTTGAAGGGCTGCTGCAGGTCGCCGCGGTCGCGCATGGTGACGTCGCGGCTGACGATCAGCGCGAGCTCGTGCTGGCGCAGGTAGTCGCGGAACTCCTCGACGTCCACGCCTTCGTCGGCGAATACGGCCGCTTCGATCGCCGGCAGCACCGATTGGCGCGGCGGCGGAACCGGCCGCGCTACGACCTCGACCGGATCGAGCTCCCACAGCGGGCCGTGGTAGGTGGCCAGCGAATCGGGCGTCCACCAGCTCAGGTTCTTGACGATGCCGCCGGTGAGGTTGGCAACCGGAGCGTAGAAGCCGCCCGATGACTCGAGCACCTTGATGCGGTAGGCGTAGTTCCAGTTCGGGGCCGCGGTCGTGCCGAGGTTGGTTGCGTAGCCGGTGGCGGCCGTGTGCACGGCAAGGAGCTGGCCGTCGCTCATGGGCAGCGGGTTGCGGAAGTATCCCGTCGAAGCGGGTACGTCGGTGCCCGAGGTGACGCGGCTCAGGATCATGTTCTCCGGGTTGACGCCGGGAGCACCGGTGATGCGCATGAGAGTTCCGCCCGAGGCGGTGCCGAACTCCTGCGCGTGCGTGGTCAGGAAATCGCCGGGGCTGGTGGGGTCCTCGCGAAGATGGAACAGCCCGGTCGAGCCCTGGATGTAGAGCGTGTTGTCGTGCGTGCTCTGCGGCGTGTAGTAGCTCAGGTTCGGATCGTTGGTGAAGCTGCCGTCGGTGTAGGCGCCGCCGATCTCCTGCCGCCCGATGTGGTTGAGCGTCTCCTCGGCCGTGCCGTCCTGGTTCATCTCCCACGGCAGGAAATGGTTGAACGAATGCGGCGGATGGATCGCCGAGTAGGAGGGGTCGTTCATCGTGCGCGGCTCGGGAAAAACCTCGGCGCCGGCCAATGACGTCGTCTTGGGCGCATCGGCAGCTTCGCTGGCATACGTAAAGGCACCGTAGGTTGCCGCCGTGCCGGGTGCGTCGCCCTGCTGATCGCGCTGCAGATGGTCCCACTTCGTGAAGATCACGCGCCCGAAGCTGTCGAGCGACAGCGAGGTGACGCCGCTCGGCGCATGCTCGAGCAGCACGACCTCGCCGCTTGTCTCGTCGAGCGAGTAGATGCCGGCCACGATGGGCGTGGACTCGTACTCGTCGCGCTGCGGATAATGATGCGGCAGGCCCGTGCTCGGCCGATCGGAGATGAAGAGGATGCGCCCGTCGGTGGCGTAGATCGGCGAGACGTTGTTGAAGTCCTGCGGCTGGCCTGCGACGTAGCGGATCTGGGCGGTCTCGCCTGCGCCGAAGCCGCTGACTTCGTAGATCTGCCACCGGTACTGGTTGATCTGGTACTGCGCCGTCGGCGCTCCGACCACCATGGAAAACAGGGCCTTCTGCCCGCTCCAGTGCACGGTCGGCTCGCGCACGGCGATTGAGCCGGCTCCCTGCATTCCGGCATTGCCATAGCCGGCTTCCGCCGTCAGGAACCGCAGGCTTCCGTCGGGAAGGCGAAGCACCAGATCGCCGCCGCGCGGGGCGCTGGGGATGGTCGCCTGGTGGTTGCCGAAAACCGCGGTCGACGTGCCGAAGCCCGCCACCGGGTTCTGCGTCACGAACAGCACGGGATTGCCCGTGACGACCTGGGCGGTTGCCGTTGCCGGCCATGTCGCGATGAGCATGAGCGCCGCCGTGGCAACGGCAACGGTGGCGATCAGCGCGGCGCGCAGCCACGACCAGTCGGGCACGGATGACGCAGTGCGGACATTTTCCCGCTCCTCGGGCTCATAGGATGTGGAGCTCATCGAATCCCCCTTTTCGACGACAGATCGCGAAGATGGCGCACGGGCCGTCGTGCGCCCGCCGCTGCCTGCCGCCGTCAACGCCAAGGCGTGACGCGGCATGGAACGGCGTGACGTGCGCCGGTGCAGGATTCGCGCCGGTCGTGGTTCGGCCCCGTTCCTGATTTCCGCTAGACGCGGCCCATGAAGCTCGGACTGATGATCGGTTATTGGCAGGGCGGTGCGCCCGGCGATTTCGTCACGTTGGCCAGGGAGGCCGAAAACCTCGGCTACGAGTCGGTGTGGACGGCCGAGGCCTACGGCTCCGATGCCTTCACCCCGCTGGCATGGATCGGCGCCAACACCAGCCGCATCAAGCTCGGCACGGCGGTCGCGCAGATCTCGGCTCGTACGCCGGCCTGCGTCGCCATGACGGCGACCACCCTCGATTACATGTCAGGCGGCCGCCTGATTCTGGGCATCGGCGTCAGCGGCCCGCAGGTGGTGGAGGGGTGGTACGGAATGCCGTTCGCCAAGCCGTTCACGCGCACGCGCGAATTCATCGAAATCGTGCGCACGATGATCAAGCGCGAGGGCCCCGTCTCCTTCGACGGACAATACTACCAGCTGCCCTACAATGGCCCCGGCTCCGTGGGCCTGGGCAAGCCGCTCAAGCTCATCACGCATCCGTTGCGCGACTGCATTCCCATCTACCTCGGCGCCGAAGGGCCCAAGAACGTACGGCTTGCGGCCGACGTCGCCGACGGATGGCTGCCCATGTTCTTCTCGCCATACCGCACGCACGTCTATTCGGAGGCACTCGATCATCTGCGGCCGGGTTTCGAGATCGCGTGCATGGCGCAGGTCGTGGTGGGCTCGGACGTTTCGGCGTGCCTGATCCCGGTGAAGTGGATGCTCGCGTTCTACATCGGCGGCATGGGCGCCAAGGACAAGAACTTCCACGTCAACATCATGTCGCGCATGGGCTTCGAGGCCGAAGTCCGGAAAGTGCAGGAGCTCTTCCTCGGCGGCGATCGTGCCGCCGCCGCCGAGGCTGTGCCCGATCAGCTCGCCGACGAGATCTCGCTCGTCGGGCCGCCCGAGCGCATCCGCGAGCGCCTGCAGGCGTGGAAGGAGAGCCCGGTGACGCAGCTTCTCGCTGGCACGCAGGACGTCGAGGCGCTGAGAGTGCTGGCGGAGGCGGCGGCGTGACCCGCAGCGGCGGCTCGCCGCCCGCACAAACCTGACTGCAGTTCATCGAATCACGAAACCGGGCAGGCACTGCGCCCCAATTCGGACAAATTCCGGACAACGCCTTTTTCGCTGCGCCTCGTGCGCCGCCGGCCGCTAAGGTGTGCCGTCGGTCGGGTTCCCGGCCGCAGCACCACCGTGACCGCCGCCGCTGCGACAATGATGATTTTCACCGAGCCGGAATTGGCGCAGGTGTGACGAGCAGCTAACGGTGGCTGACGAATCGGGCCGAAACGGTCCGCGCAAACGGAGGGCATTCATGAAAAAGGCAATCATTGCCGCAATGATGACAGGGGCGCTGGGCGTGGCGTCGCCGGCACTGGCGATCGTCGACGCGTTCGATGACTTCGACCGGGCTGACGGTCCGCCCGGCACGAATTGGGAAGCCATTACCGTGGCACCGTTTCCGCTGTTCGAGATCAGCGCAAATCAGGCTTGTTCAGACGCGACTGCCCTCGGG
Encoded proteins:
- a CDS encoding nuclear transport factor 2 family protein, which translates into the protein MGADANKQFIREYFEAVSAGNTEKVVGSFADDVTWWVPPSSPMAGTYRGKDEVLGMFGKGVSLYAPQPMKIEILGMVADDSKVAAEVRIQATTAKGAPYDNYYHFLFEIGGGKIRGVKEYVDTLYAQRTLFA
- a CDS encoding O-methyltransferase gives rise to the protein MPKAFHLTPQIQRYVVEHSKAPDEVQRSLIEETEALGFVSIMQIAPEQGAFMEQLARALGVRHAIEVGTFTGYSALCVARALPEGGKLICCDINEEWTSIGRRHWQRAGVADKIDLRLGPAAETLAALPADAVFDLAFIDADKGGYKTYYEEILKRLKPGGVILVDNVLWMGSVVDPDNTAEDTIAIREFNDFVAGDSRVEVAILTIGDGLSFIRKKG
- a CDS encoding aldehyde dehydrogenase family protein, whose protein sequence is MAIVRSGATSAQGRRVLSLSNPATGEAIDSIEVATAADVQSALETARRAQAAWGARPPAERGAVLERAARILAGRHEQFADVIVRESGKPRLEALFMEVLPGCDVLQYWGKRAPRILAPEKKRMHLLGLQKKLRILYRPLGVVGIITPWNGPFVLAINPVAQALVAGNAVLLKPSEVSPKSSGQVLDLFREAGLPEGVLQVLYGDGETGAALVEAGCDKISFTGSVGTGRKVGESCGRNLIPCTLELGGKDAMIVCADADLERAANGAVFGCFLNAGQVCMSVERVYVAEAVAQAFIDKVVAKVKSLRQGSGGEFDVGPLFWEPQLSVVERHVEDARSKGARILTGGRRNQTLPGLFYEPTVLVDVSDEMAVMKEETFGPVLPIVVVRDEEEAIARANAGAYGLSASVWSKDRERAVCIAARLCAGSVCINDHGVTYGATEAPFGGLKASGVGQVNGVAGPRSFCHAQPILIDRIAPASEQVWYPYTPAKEKQIRATMRWVWGTSLGRWIS
- a CDS encoding LLM class F420-dependent oxidoreductase, encoding MKLGLMIGYWQGGAPGDFVTLAREAENLGYESVWTAEAYGSDAFTPLAWIGANTSRIKLGTAVAQISARTPACVAMTATTLDYMSGGRLILGIGVSGPQVVEGWYGMPFAKPFTRTREFIEIVRTMIKREGPVSFDGQYYQLPYNGPGSVGLGKPLKLITHPLRDCIPIYLGAEGPKNVRLAADVADGWLPMFFSPYRTHVYSEALDHLRPGFEIACMAQVVVGSDVSACLIPVKWMLAFYIGGMGAKDKNFHVNIMSRMGFEAEVRKVQELFLGGDRAAAAEAVPDQLADEISLVGPPERIRERLQAWKESPVTQLLAGTQDVEALRVLAEAAA